GACAGAATCCAGGCCAGAGGGACTATGATTAGGACTCTCCTGTTGAGATCCAATAGGAAGGCAGCCTTGCCTCGATCTATAGCCTGATACATGCCGGAGAGCACTACCTGAAAGCCCGATAGAGGCATCGATAGGGCTATATAAGGGGACGCCGCTACCGCTATGCTCAGGGTATCGCCGGAGGAGAAAAAGAGCAGCACCGACTCTGGCCAGAGTAGCAGCGGTATTGATCCTGCGATGCATAGTCCGGTTCCACAGAGGATCGACAGGTTTATCGCCCTTAATACCCGACAATCCTGTTTTGACCCTAAGTTGTGGCTGACTATGGGCATCATCCCCTGTACCAGGCCGAAAAGAGGCATATAGGCGAAAGTGGTTATTCGCCCCAGTATGCCCATAGCGGCGACCGCAGGGTCTCCCCCTAAATTTGCCAGAAGCCTGTTCATGAAGGCAGCGGTCACGCTTCCCGCTCCCTGCCTGACGAATGCCGAAGATCCTATGGACAGGATGCTTTTGACCGTTTCTTTATCCACCTTAAGATAAGGAGCCCTGAGCTTAAGGGCGCTCTTGCTCCGCAGATAATGGCCCATCCAAACCGCCGACCCAGCTTGGGCTATTATAGTTGCCCAGGCGGCTCCAGCTATTCCCATGTCCATGAACTTTATAAAAAGGGGATCGAGCACGACGTTTGCCAAAGAGGAGATAATCAAGGTCTTCATGGCGATGCCGGCGTTCCCCTCAGCTCTGGCCATGGAGTTAGCGGCTATGGAGAAGCTTAAAAAGGGGGTTCCCAGCAGGGTTATAGAGGCGTAGGATTGTGCTAGAGGTTGGGTCGCAGCGCTCGCTCCGAGGGCGTATAGGAGGTTAGTAAGCCCTAAAATAGCTCCTGTAGACAGGGCTATCGACGTGGCTCCTGTGAGGATGAGGGTGTTTTTAAGGACTTCGTTGGCTTTTTCCCCCTCTTTAGAGCCTAGATATTTTCCGACCAGAGTAGCTCCTCCTATGCCAAATCCCTGAGCGAAAGCTACCATCACAAGCTGGATCGGAAAGGATACCGCTAAAGCAGCTACGGCACCGTCGCCGATCCACAGGGCCACGAAAAAAGTATCGGTGAGACTATAGGTCATCTGTAAAACTAGGCCTATAATCGAGGGCAGGGAGAGCTTTATCAGGAGCCTTCCGACGGGACAGCTGGCGAGAAGGTCTTTGTTATGCCGTTGCACCGGTAGGGGTCACCGCCTCGATGTCTTTAGAGTTTTGAACCTTTAGGTGTCTGGCGTAGTCCCAGAATGATTTCACCATGGCACTGGTGCCGACGTGAAGGGTGGAAAAATGGCCTCTCATCCAGCAAAGCTGTTTTTGCAGGGCGTGGGCTGGGTGGTCCTGTTCCTCCGCAAGTCGCCAGAGTGCGGCGATGAGGCCCGTTCTGTCCGCACCCGCGTAACAGTGTATCAGTATGGGCTTAGGAGCTCGTCTCATGGATTCCAATATACGGTCAAGTTCCTGAACCGGAATGGTCTTTATCGCAGATAGGTCAAAATCGAGGTGGACTATCCCCCTGGAAAGGGAAAACTCTTTCTCCCGCCGATACCATCTCCGGCCCTCCTGGGCTCCTCTCAGATTTACGATGCTCTTTATGCTGTGATCCTCGACGTACCTCGCCAATCGATCGAGGCTAAGCTGGGCGGATCGATAGAGCACTCCTTTGGATACGGTGTGGAAGTTTATCGCCCTGATATACAGAAAAGTAACAAAGGCTGTAAAGAGATCGCTGAGTCGTATGTCATTTTTCACGGGTTTTCTCCTCCTGCATCAAAAGATGTGAGACAACTCCCATGATACATCAGAATGTTCCTATAGCACAAGTTATTGGTTATTATTAATATGGAGGTGGTGTTTTTATGAAGATAGTCTCTACTATAAAGTGGGCTCTTCTTGGTCTGTTATTATGCGGAACGGCCTGGGGAGACGATTTCTCCGTGAGGTCCTTCGTGCCAGAGGGAGAGGTCTCGGGAAAGCCTGAGATAAAGGTGCTTTTCTCCGGTCCTGTGGCGGAGAAAGGGCTTTTAGGGAAGGTACTGCCCCTCGATCAGGTCCCTATGGTGGTGAGGCCTGAGATAGAGGGAAGCTACACCTGGGATGCCCCTGATACTCTGGTCCTGGTCCCGAAGAAGGCCCTTGCTCCGGCGACGGAATACCAAGTCCACATGAAGCCCCTTAGAGACCTATCGGGAAGGCTTCTGGCCGGACCTCAATCGTTTAGCTTTAACACCGCACCTTTAAAGCTGAAGACAGTCAGACAGGTGGAGCTCACGTCCTACAAAGAACTCACCTTGGAGTTTGATTTCTCCCTGCCCGTTCCCCCTCAAAGGCTCCTGGGGTTTGTCTTCGCAAGCAGCGATGGACGATCGGTGAGGCTGATGCCTCAGGGAGAGGTCCCCGCTAAAAAGGTATCCGTCAAGACCGAGTACGTCCCAGGGGATAACATTATCCTGAAAGTGGAGAAAGGACTTGCCTCCGATTTAGGACCTCTTGGACTGGAGAAAGACAGGGAGATATCCATAGCCCTGTCCTCAGAGTTGTCTATTACTGGAGGATACGCCGAGAGCCGTTCCGACGGCCAGGGAAGGATAAATATCTACACATCGAGACCTGTGGACCCAGGGGACGTAAAGGGCTTTGTCTCCGTACTGCCTGAGACGGGCTTCCGGGTTGAGCCCACCTACGGCGGATTCGCCTTGGTCGGTGAGTTCTCCCCTAGGGACAGATACACCGTGAAGGTCAAAAAAGGCCTCGGTGGAAAGGACGGGCTTCGCTCCGATAACGTCAGAGCCTTTGTTATGCCCGACATGGACAGGTCGGTGGGCTTCCCTGTCTCCGGGACGTTCCTTACTCCGATGGATAGCCCGAGGATTCCTGTTGATACGGTGAATCTGGATAGAATAGAGGTCTCCGGTTGGAAGCTCTACCCCAACAACGTAGCCCTGGTAGTAGGGGCTTTGGACTCGGGGACCGAGCCCCCTAAGGCCCTCTCCAAGGCACTTGGGACCGATATTTTTAACGTGGATAATAGACTGAACCGAACGGTAAGAGGCGCTTTGGACCTGGAGGAGTTTCTAGGTGAGAACAGAGGAGTGTTTCTCCTGGAGGCATCGGACGGACAGGGCGGATGGGAGATAGCCAGGCAGATGGTTACCCTTACGGACATAGGCCTATCCGCTAGAGTATGGGATAGAGGTCTTTTGGTATGGGCCAACCGCTTATCCGACGCTACTCCCCTGATAGATGGTTCGGTTACCGTCTACTCATCAAGCAACCAGGTTATAGCGACAGGCCGTACCGATGCAGAGGGCCTATGGGTTTTCTCCGATAAGGATGAATGGGATCCTCAGCTTCGCCCTGCGGTGGTGACCGTAGAGGCAGGGGAGGACCTTTCCTTCCTGGTGTTAGGAGGGGATAAATTTGTAGACTCTGGAGTGGACGTTTCCGGTGCTCCGTGGATTTCCTCCTACGAGGCGGAGTGTCTTCTTCCCCGAGGGATATATCGCCCCGGAGAGACCGTCGAGATAACGACGGTGGTCCGTGCCCCTAAAATGGCCCTTCCAGGGGAATTCCCCGTTATGTGGAAGGTCATAAGCCCTATGGAGGGAGAGCTCGTCAAAGGAAGCCAGGCCCTGTCCTCTGTAGGGACCTCGATGGCCTCCTTTAACGTGCCTACGGAGGCCCCTACGGGAAGATATCGTTTCGAGGTCTCCGTGCCTGGAGGTGATGGGCCTCTGGGTTCGACTTCCTTTTTGGTTGAGGACTTCACCCCTCCTAGGATAGAGCTTGACCTGACCTCCTCCAAGCCTCTGCTCGTCGGAGGTGACGAGGTGGACCTGTCCTTTAAAGGGGTCTACCTTTTCGGGGCGCCCTCTCCTGGGCTTTCCTGGGAGATGCAAGCCTCCGCCTCGACGAGACGGTTTAAATCCTCCCTGTTTCCCGATTGCTCCTTTGGGGACGACGAAATCTCCTTCAGCGGCTTTGAGGATTACATAGGAGCGGGAGTCCTGGACGATCGGGGAGAGGGAACCATGAGCTGGACCGTCCCGAACTACTGGAAGGCCCCTTCTATGCTCGATCTCCATATCTCGATCCAGGCGATGGAGCCCGGTGGAAGATGGGTATCTCGGTTCATAACCGTTCCCTGCGCCCTGTCTCCTAATCAGATAGGCATAAGGGGTCCGCAGGGAGACGTACTCCCAGGTAAGGCCGCTCCTTTTAAGGTCGCCGTGGTCACAGCGGAGGATCGGCCGGTGACGGCTGACTTAAATTGGGAGCTTTTTTCCGTCGTAGATCGTTACGTGATGGTCAGAGAGGGCGGAAGGACCAGGATGAGGTGGGAGGAGGAAAAAGTCTCCATCGCAACCGGGGCTGTATCGGTAAAGAATGGCTCCGGAAAACTGGCGGTCACCCCGGACCAGGAGGGCCGATACCTGTTGGCTATCTCTGACGGTCAGGGCTCCAGTAGCTCCGTCCGGTTCGATTCCTGGCGTCCATGGGACGGATCGTCCAAGGCAGCCTCTATACCTGACAGGGTGGAGCTTTCCCTGGAGGATGGCGGGGTCGCCTATAGAGCTCCTTTCCCCGGTCGGGCCCTGTTTACCCTGGAGGCTGATGGGTTGGTGGAGGCAAGGGTTATCTCCTCTGCGGAGCTCTCCGGTCGGATTTCCTTCGACAAAAACGAGGGTCTCTGGCCTAACGGTTGGTGCTCACTTCAGGTGGTTCGTCCGGTCTCCGAAAGGGACAACTGGGGGCCTCACAGGGCTATAGGGGCTATCCCGATCCCCGTGGACAACGATGGGCTTAAAGCCAGGATCTCTCTGGACCTCCCCGATTCGGTGGAGCCAGGGTCTACTCTCGATGTGGTCGTCTCGGTGACCGACGACGAAAATGAGCCTCTATCCGGCCAGCTGTGGCTCGTGGTGGTGGACAGAGGCATTCTCGGTCTCACCGACCATCGACTTCCAGATCCATGGAGGACATTCACGTCCCTCAGAAGGCTTGGCTCTAAGGCCTGTGATCTTTACGACGAGCTGATCCCCATAGAGTCTAGGGAGACACCTTTGCTGCATCCCGCAGGAGGGGCCGGGGCGGCCATGATGGCCCTTAACCTGTCTCCCCTTAGGGCCAGAGGTTTTAAGGTCCTCTCAATGGTCCAGCCCGATCTGGAGGTCAAAGACGGTATGGCTAAAGGCTCTTTTGAGCTCCCCGAGTTCTCCGGTGGAGCGACGGTTATGGCGGTTTTCATAGGTTCAAGGCTGGGCTCTGCGTCGTCTCAGGTATCGGTGGCGAGGGAGATCACCGTGGACCCCTCGGTTCCCTCGGTTCTCGCCCCTGGGGATCAGGTTAAAGTTCCCCTTTCGGTGATATCGACGTCCTCTCGAGACGTCTCTCTATCGGTGGAGTTAGAGGCATCTGGCCAGTGGGAATACAGAGGACAGTCGCCTATCTCCCTCTCCCTTCCTGCCGGTGGTACCACCGTCGTTGAGCTGCCCTTTAAGGCCCTCGATGGGGGATACGGCGAGCTGAACGTGAAGGTAACAGGACCTGGCCTGGATTTCTCCCTGGAGAGGGAGACGGTGATAAGACCCCCTATGCCCAGGATCACCCTTTCGGAGACCGGTATCATGGAACCAGGCACTAAGGCTTTTGACGAAAGGGGTTCGTGGTTCCCTGGCACTATGGAGTCTTCTCTGTTCCTGTCGGGATCCCGTAAGGCGGACCTGTTCCCGGTGGTATCCTTCCTGAGGGGGTATCCCTACGGCTGTCTGGAACAGACCATTTCCTCCACCTGGCCGTTAATCCTCCTGCCCGATATGGTTAGGGCCATGGAGGGCCTCTCTCAGGAGGAGCTCGACGGTCTCTTGATGGACAATATAGTGAAGCTCCAGGCGTTGCAGCTCTACGACGGAAGCTTTATGTCATGGCCCAACGGGACCACCGATCGATGGGGAAGCATCTACGCCGCCCATCTTCTAGCCCTCGTAGATCGGGCTATGATTCCCGGCGGTATGGCGATTCGGTCCGGCTCTTTCCTGAGATCCCTTCTCGCCGATCCTTCGGAGGATACCTTCTCCCTATCCCAGAAGGCCTACGGGGCCTACGTCATGGCTCTTTCCGGCCAGGCCCCTCTCGGATGGATGGAGTGGTTGTCCGAGAAGGTCGGTGGGATGGACGAGGCGGGCAGGTCCTTCCTGGCGGGGGCCTACGGCCTGGCGGGCAAAAAAGACATAGCCATGGCACTTTTTGGCAAGGCGGTGACGGTAGGTAAAGATCCCTATCGGTCCCCTCTCAGGGATCAGGCCATAAGGTTATTGGTCCTGGAGGCCATGGCCCCTGGAGGGGCGGACCAGGCACTGCTGGCAAACGAGATGGCAAAATCTATTAACGTCGGTTCCCTTTCGACCCAGGAGGCCGGGTTCGCCGTTCTCGGCCTCGCTGGATACCTGTCTACAATGGACATAAAACCCTTCTCCGCCGTCCTTTCCGACGGAGATAGGTCGATCTCCCTCTCCACCGGGGACGAGCTGGCTCTTTCCAGCGACATTGACCTTCCCTGGAGCCTTAAAAACGAGGGCCCCGGTGAGGTCGTATGGAGCAGAACGATCTCCGGGGTCCCTATGGAGCCCCAGCCTGAGGAAGACCAGGGCATAAAGGTACGCCGTATCCTGACCGATAGGGAGGGCAACGAGCTGGATCTCTCCAAGCCCTTAGATCTTGGCCAGGAGATAACCGTAAAGATAGACATAGTTCCCACCGGTCCGGTGTCTAATCTTGTGGTCGTGGACGTCCTGCCAGGTTGCTTTGAGGTCTGGAACCCCGCACTTGAGCCCGGAGAGGAATCGATCGGGGCCAGGCGAG
The uncultured Dethiosulfovibrio sp. genome window above contains:
- a CDS encoding MATE family efflux transporter, whose amino-acid sequence is MQRHNKDLLASCPVGRLLIKLSLPSIIGLVLQMTYSLTDTFFVALWIGDGAVAALAVSFPIQLVMVAFAQGFGIGGATLVGKYLGSKEGEKANEVLKNTLILTGATSIALSTGAILGLTNLLYALGASAATQPLAQSYASITLLGTPFLSFSIAANSMARAEGNAGIAMKTLIISSLANVVLDPLFIKFMDMGIAGAAWATIIAQAGSAVWMGHYLRSKSALKLRAPYLKVDKETVKSILSIGSSAFVRQGAGSVTAAFMNRLLANLGGDPAVAAMGILGRITTFAYMPLFGLVQGMMPIVSHNLGSKQDCRVLRAINLSILCGTGLCIAGSIPLLLWPESVLLFFSSGDTLSIAVAASPYIALSMPLSGFQVVLSGMYQAIDRGKAAFLLDLNRRVLIIVPLAWILSLRYGIMGIFWSFPLTEVISGTISLGIFRSIRLKMIKACLRDRP
- a CDS encoding tyrosine-protein phosphatase, whose product is MKNDIRLSDLFTAFVTFLYIRAINFHTVSKGVLYRSAQLSLDRLARYVEDHSIKSIVNLRGAQEGRRWYRREKEFSLSRGIVHLDFDLSAIKTIPVQELDRILESMRRAPKPILIHCYAGADRTGLIAALWRLAEEQDHPAHALQKQLCWMRGHFSTLHVGTSAMVKSFWDYARHLKVQNSKDIEAVTPTGATA
- a CDS encoding MG2 domain-containing protein, producing MKIVSTIKWALLGLLLCGTAWGDDFSVRSFVPEGEVSGKPEIKVLFSGPVAEKGLLGKVLPLDQVPMVVRPEIEGSYTWDAPDTLVLVPKKALAPATEYQVHMKPLRDLSGRLLAGPQSFSFNTAPLKLKTVRQVELTSYKELTLEFDFSLPVPPQRLLGFVFASSDGRSVRLMPQGEVPAKKVSVKTEYVPGDNIILKVEKGLASDLGPLGLEKDREISIALSSELSITGGYAESRSDGQGRINIYTSRPVDPGDVKGFVSVLPETGFRVEPTYGGFALVGEFSPRDRYTVKVKKGLGGKDGLRSDNVRAFVMPDMDRSVGFPVSGTFLTPMDSPRIPVDTVNLDRIEVSGWKLYPNNVALVVGALDSGTEPPKALSKALGTDIFNVDNRLNRTVRGALDLEEFLGENRGVFLLEASDGQGGWEIARQMVTLTDIGLSARVWDRGLLVWANRLSDATPLIDGSVTVYSSSNQVIATGRTDAEGLWVFSDKDEWDPQLRPAVVTVEAGEDLSFLVLGGDKFVDSGVDVSGAPWISSYEAECLLPRGIYRPGETVEITTVVRAPKMALPGEFPVMWKVISPMEGELVKGSQALSSVGTSMASFNVPTEAPTGRYRFEVSVPGGDGPLGSTSFLVEDFTPPRIELDLTSSKPLLVGGDEVDLSFKGVYLFGAPSPGLSWEMQASASTRRFKSSLFPDCSFGDDEISFSGFEDYIGAGVLDDRGEGTMSWTVPNYWKAPSMLDLHISIQAMEPGGRWVSRFITVPCALSPNQIGIRGPQGDVLPGKAAPFKVAVVTAEDRPVTADLNWELFSVVDRYVMVREGGRTRMRWEEEKVSIATGAVSVKNGSGKLAVTPDQEGRYLLAISDGQGSSSSVRFDSWRPWDGSSKAASIPDRVELSLEDGGVAYRAPFPGRALFTLEADGLVEARVISSAELSGRISFDKNEGLWPNGWCSLQVVRPVSERDNWGPHRAIGAIPIPVDNDGLKARISLDLPDSVEPGSTLDVVVSVTDDENEPLSGQLWLVVVDRGILGLTDHRLPDPWRTFTSLRRLGSKACDLYDELIPIESRETPLLHPAGGAGAAMMALNLSPLRARGFKVLSMVQPDLEVKDGMAKGSFELPEFSGGATVMAVFIGSRLGSASSQVSVAREITVDPSVPSVLAPGDQVKVPLSVISTSSRDVSLSVELEASGQWEYRGQSPISLSLPAGGTTVVELPFKALDGGYGELNVKVTGPGLDFSLERETVIRPPMPRITLSETGIMEPGTKAFDERGSWFPGTMESSLFLSGSRKADLFPVVSFLRGYPYGCLEQTISSTWPLILLPDMVRAMEGLSQEELDGLLMDNIVKLQALQLYDGSFMSWPNGTTDRWGSIYAAHLLALVDRAMIPGGMAIRSGSFLRSLLADPSEDTFSLSQKAYGAYVMALSGQAPLGWMEWLSEKVGGMDEAGRSFLAGAYGLAGKKDIAMALFGKAVTVGKDPYRSPLRDQAIRLLVLEAMAPGGADQALLANEMAKSINVGSLSTQEAGFAVLGLAGYLSTMDIKPFSAVLSDGDRSISLSTGDELALSSDIDLPWSLKNEGPGEVVWSRTISGVPMEPQPEEDQGIKVRRILTDREGNELDLSKPLDLGQEITVKIDIVPTGPVSNLVVVDVLPGCFEVWNPALEPGEESIGARREVRFDRVLFFPDMVDGQVSLGYRCRVTSRGEFALPPVSVEAMYNPGIRSLSGGGRLKVN